In Helianthus annuus cultivar XRQ/B chromosome 8, HanXRQr2.0-SUNRISE, whole genome shotgun sequence, a single genomic region encodes these proteins:
- the LOC110873843 gene encoding ribulose-phosphate 3-epimerase, chloroplastic, with amino-acid sequence MATASLGSSTLIQSQINRFVKPSISRKAVRTVVKASARVDKFSKSDVIVSPSILSANFSKLGEQVKAVELAGCDWIHVDVMDGRFVPNITIGPLVVDALRPVTDLPLDVHLMIVEPEQRVPDFIKAGADIVSVHCEQSSTIHLHRTLNQIKSLGAKAGVVLNPGTPLTTIEYVLDVVDLVLIMSVNPGFGGQSFIESQVKKISDLRKMCIEKGVNPWIEVDGGVGPNNAYKVIEAGANALVAGSAVFGAKDYAQAIKGIKTSTRPAADNS; translated from the exons ATGGCAACTGCTTCTTTGGGTTCATCGACACTAATTCAATCACAGATTAATAGGTTTGTCAAGCCGTCAATCTCAAG GAAAGCTGTTAGAACGGTTGTGAAGGCTAGTGCGCGGGTTGATAAGTTTTCGAAGAGTGATGTTATTGTTTCTCCTTCAATTCTGTCTGCAAATTTCTCGAAGTTGGGAGAACAG gtgaAAGCGGTTGAGCTGGCTGGTTGTGACTGGATTCATGTTGATGTAATGGATGGCCGATTTGTTCCAAATATAACAATCGGACCTCTTGTTGTGGATGCATTGCGCCCCGTGACTGACCTCCCATTGGACGTTCATTTG ATGATTGTGGAACCTGAACAACGAGTGCCTGACTTTATAAAAGCTGGAGCTGACATAGTCAGTGTCCATTGCGAGCAATCGTCGACCATTCATCTACATCGTACTCTCAATCAA ATTAAAAGTCTTGGAGCAAAAGCTGGAGTAGTCTTGAACCCTGGAACACCATTAACAACAATCGAATATGTCCTAGATG TGGTGGATCTGGTCTTGATTATGTCTGTAAATCCTGGATTCGGTGGGCAAAGCTTTATTGAAAGCCAAGTGAAGAAGATATCGGACTTGAGAAAAATGTGTATCGAGAAG GGTGTGAACCCATGGATTGAGGTAGATGGTGGAGTTGGTCCCAATAATGCATACAAGGTTATTGAAGCTGGGGCTAATGCGTTGGTTGCGGGTTCTGCTGTCTTTGGAGCTAAAGATTATGCTCAAG CAATAAAAGGTATTAAAACCAGCACTAGACCGGCAGCAGATAATTCATAA